Genomic segment of Candidatus Rokuibacteriota bacterium:
CCGAGCTGGGACATCGGCCTGGACGACGTGCTCGTCGACGATGCCGCCCGGCTCGGGCCGGTCGGCCAGGGATTCGAGGTGGTGACCGGAACCCTCGGTTTCTCGCGGGCGAGCATGGCAGCCACCGTCACGGGCTGCGCGCAGGCGGCCCTCGACCTGGCGATCGCGCATGCGCAGGAGCGCCGGCAGTTCGGCCGGCCGATCGTGCAATTCCAGGTGCTGCGGCACCGGCTCGTCGACATGCGGATCGAGGTCGAGAAAGCGCGCGTGCTCGTCTACGAGCTGGCGCGGCGGATCGATGCCGCCGAGCAGACCGGCGAGCTCTCCGCGATCGCGAAGATCGTCGCGACCGAGGCCCTGCAGTTCGTCACCGAGCACGGCATGCAGATCCTGGCCAGCGCTGGCTATGCGCGCGAGAGCGCCATGCAGCGGTACTGGCGCGATGCGCGGCTCTACACCTTCGGGGAGGGGACGAATGAGATCCAGCGCGAGATCATCGCCGGCCACATGGGCCTGCGCTGATCGCTGTCCGCACCGTCACGAGCATCCAACGTCATCCGTCACACGTCCGGAGGGACTCATGAAGACGAGAGGCTGGGTTGTCGTCGCCGTCTCGGTGACCCTGGTCCTGCTGGCTCTCGCGGCACCTGACTCCGGCGCGCAGCCGAGACCGCCGGGGTCGATCGTCTTCTCAGGCTACGAGGTCGGCACCAGCACGTACTCGCAGGTCCAGGCGGTGGGCAACGCCATCAACGCCCAGTACGGCACCGCCGTCCGGACGCTGCCCTTCGGGGATGCGGTGGGCCGGCTCCTGGCGACCAAGCTCGGCAAGGCCCAGTTCGCGGTCTCCGCCGTGGACTGGCACCTGGCCTTCGAGGGCTTGTACGATTTCTCGGCGCTCTCGTGGGGACCGCAGGGGCTCGACCTCGTCTGGCAGACGCAGCCCACGGCCCTGGTCACCATGGCGGCCACGAAGAAATCTGGGATCAAGACGCCGTACGACGCCAAGGGCAAGCGGGTCGCGCAGATCGCCGGCTCGCCGGCGCTGAACCTCGCCATCCAGGGGTGGCTGGCCTTCGGCAACCTCACGTTGAACGACGTGAAGGTCGTGACCTTCTCCGGCTATACCCAGAGCATCACCGGTCTCATCAACGGGACCTGCGATGTCGGCTTCGGGTTCGGCACCACCCCTCAGTACAATGACCTCGACGCCTCCCCGCAGGGACTGGTCTGGGTGCAGCTTCCGTTCTCCGACACCGGTGGATGGGAGCGCATGTTGAAGGTCGCTCCTCACCTGCAGAAGTTCACCGCCACCAGCGCGGAGTCGGCAGTCGGCGTGACCGCCGCCAACCCCGTGCAGGGCTCGACGTTCGTCAGCCCGGTCATCGTCGGCTACTCGGGCGCGGTCCCGGACGAGCTGGCCTACTTCTACGTCAAGGCGATCGACGAGCTGTATTCCAGGTACAAGGATTCCTTCCACGTCCTGAAGTACTGGACCCTGAAGGAGTCTCTCGTGCCCCAGGGCTTTGCGCCGTATCACCCCGGCGTCGTCAGGTACCTCAAGGAGAAGGGCATCTGGAATGCCAGCTTCCAGAAATTCCAGGACGGCATGCTGAAGAGGCGCCAGATCCTCCAGGAAGCCTGGGACAGGACCGTCGCCGAAGGAACCCAGAAGGGCCTGCCCAGCGGGCAGATCAAGGAGAGCTGGCTGAAGACCCGCCAGGCCGCGCTGGCGGCGCAGCAGCCGACGCATCCGTCGATGTGGTGGCAGCCCTAGCGCGGGCTCGTGCCCGGGCGAGCTTGACTCCGGCAAAGGTGAGCACCGCGATTCCGAGACCGATGAGATCGAGGTACCACAGGGGATAGAAGAACATCAGCCCTGCGACGAGAAACGCCGTTGCCACGGGCCGGCTCACCGTCCCCACCCCGAGGATATATCGCTCCAGGCTTCCACCGATGAGCGCCACCCCCAGCATGGCCGTGAGGGAGCTCACGAGGATCTTCCACACCGGCCCCTGCATCACGAGGGATGGATCGATCACGAAGAAGAACGGGATGATGTAGAGGATCAGGCCC
This window contains:
- a CDS encoding TAXI family TRAP transporter solute-binding subunit, coding for MKTRGWVVVAVSVTLVLLALAAPDSGAQPRPPGSIVFSGYEVGTSTYSQVQAVGNAINAQYGTAVRTLPFGDAVGRLLATKLGKAQFAVSAVDWHLAFEGLYDFSALSWGPQGLDLVWQTQPTALVTMAATKKSGIKTPYDAKGKRVAQIAGSPALNLAIQGWLAFGNLTLNDVKVVTFSGYTQSITGLINGTCDVGFGFGTTPQYNDLDASPQGLVWVQLPFSDTGGWERMLKVAPHLQKFTATSAESAVGVTAANPVQGSTFVSPVIVGYSGAVPDELAYFYVKAIDELYSRYKDSFHVLKYWTLKESLVPQGFAPYHPGVVRYLKEKGIWNASFQKFQDGMLKRRQILQEAWDRTVAEGTQKGLPSGQIKESWLKTRQAALAAQQPTHPSMWWQP